From the genome of Nocardia sp. NBC_01503, one region includes:
- a CDS encoding MFS transporter has protein sequence MVNRSKALPVEIWVLVGAAFTIAIGFGLVAPALPQFARSFGVGVAAASFIVSAFALMRLIFAPLGGRLVQKLGERPVYLTGLIIVAISTGACAFAQSYWQLLILRSLGGIGSTMFTVSSLALVIRISPPLERGRVSGVYSTSFLIGSISGPLVGGALSFLGLRAPFVIYCVALLIASAIVYVALRDSPLAVPEAANGAAVMSFRQGLARPAYRAALWANFGNGAAVFGVRMALVPLIVVEVLKKDAGLAGVALTVFAAGNAAVLFLSGRWSDRLGRKPFLIAGTLICAVGTTGLGLAATFPWLLVASCIAGIGSGMFSPALQAAVADVIGPGVRGGPVLAGYQMSADLGTFLGPYLIGMLADQVSYGVALGVTGVILASASAVWLVVPETLRRKEPAVATGA, from the coding sequence CTGGTGAATAGATCCAAGGCGCTACCGGTAGAGATCTGGGTGCTGGTGGGGGCCGCGTTCACCATTGCCATCGGATTCGGTCTGGTCGCACCCGCACTGCCGCAGTTCGCCCGGAGTTTCGGGGTGGGCGTGGCCGCGGCCTCGTTCATCGTCAGCGCGTTCGCGTTGATGCGGTTGATCTTCGCGCCGCTCGGTGGACGGCTGGTGCAGAAGCTCGGCGAACGGCCCGTGTATCTGACCGGGTTGATCATTGTCGCCATCTCCACGGGTGCGTGCGCGTTCGCCCAGAGTTATTGGCAGCTGCTGATTCTGCGGTCGCTCGGCGGTATCGGGTCGACCATGTTCACGGTCTCCTCACTGGCGCTGGTGATTCGGATTTCGCCGCCGCTGGAGCGCGGGCGGGTGTCGGGGGTGTACTCGACCAGCTTCCTGATCGGATCGATCAGTGGTCCGCTGGTGGGCGGGGCGCTGTCGTTCCTGGGGCTGCGCGCGCCCTTCGTCATCTACTGCGTCGCACTGCTCATCGCAAGCGCGATCGTTTATGTGGCGCTGCGGGATTCGCCGCTGGCGGTGCCCGAGGCGGCCAATGGGGCGGCGGTCATGAGCTTCCGCCAGGGGTTGGCGCGACCCGCGTACCGGGCGGCGCTGTGGGCCAACTTCGGTAATGGCGCTGCGGTTTTCGGTGTGCGGATGGCGTTGGTGCCGCTGATCGTGGTCGAGGTGCTGAAGAAGGACGCGGGTCTGGCCGGTGTCGCATTGACCGTTTTCGCGGCCGGTAACGCGGCGGTGCTGTTCCTGTCCGGGCGCTGGTCGGATCGGCTGGGGCGCAAGCCGTTCCTCATCGCCGGGACGCTGATCTGCGCGGTGGGCACGACCGGTCTGGGGCTGGCCGCGACCTTCCCGTGGTTGCTGGTCGCCTCGTGTATCGCGGGTATCGGTTCGGGAATGTTCTCGCCCGCGCTGCAGGCCGCGGTCGCGGACGTCATCGGGCCGGGTGTGCGTGGTGGGCCGGTGCTGGCCGGATATCAGATGTCCGCCGACCTGGGCACCTTCCTCGGCCCGTATCTGATCGGCATGCTCGCCGATCAGGTCTCCTACGGCGTGGCGCTCGGTGTCACCGGTGTCATTCTGGCCTCCGCGTCGGCGGTCTGGTTGGTGGTTCCGGAAACCTTGCGGCGCAAGGAACCCGCGGTGGCCACGGGGGCCTGA
- a CDS encoding DHA2 family efflux MFS transporter permease subunit, producing the protein MTTALEKEKAVAAPTTADGRRGSHAMRWWVLAVLGVAQLMVVLDATVVNIALPEAQLDLGFSNGDRQWVVTGYALAFGSLLLLGGRLSDLFGRRTTFIIGLIGFAAASAVGGAAPSFEVLVGARVAQGVFGALLAPAALSLLTVTFTEPKERAKAFGIFGAIAGAGGALGLLLGGALTEWASWRWVMYVNLVFAAIALVGAILLLAKHTATVRPKLDIPGTVAVTAALFSIVYGFSKAESDGWTNSATLGFLIGGVVLLGVFFALERRVKNPLLPLRVILDRTRGASYMTVFAIGIGMFAMFLFLTYYMQQSLGYSPIITGVAFLPMVAGMVASSTTVPSLLVPKVGPKVTVVTGFLLAALGMALLTRIGVDTAYASHILPSLILMGVGLGTAMSTAFIGATSGVHHDDAGVASAMVNTSQQVGGSIGTALLSTLAATAFGNYVSDHVSGAAPSPAVLAEAAVQSYTTTFWWAAAIFVVGAVITGIIMPNNVPVPSEGEPVLAH; encoded by the coding sequence ATGACGACAGCTCTCGAGAAAGAGAAGGCGGTAGCCGCGCCGACGACCGCAGACGGTCGCCGCGGCTCACATGCCATGCGCTGGTGGGTGCTCGCCGTACTCGGCGTGGCCCAGCTGATGGTCGTGCTCGATGCGACCGTCGTGAATATCGCACTGCCCGAAGCTCAGCTCGACCTCGGCTTCTCCAATGGTGACCGGCAATGGGTGGTCACCGGATACGCGCTCGCCTTCGGCAGCCTGTTGCTGCTCGGCGGACGGCTCTCCGATCTCTTCGGCCGTCGCACCACCTTCATCATCGGTCTGATCGGCTTCGCGGCCGCCTCCGCGGTCGGTGGCGCCGCCCCCAGCTTCGAGGTCCTGGTCGGTGCCCGCGTGGCCCAGGGCGTCTTCGGTGCCCTGCTCGCGCCCGCCGCGCTGTCACTGCTCACCGTGACCTTCACCGAACCCAAGGAACGCGCCAAGGCGTTCGGCATCTTCGGCGCCATCGCCGGTGCGGGCGGCGCGCTCGGCCTGCTGCTCGGTGGCGCGCTCACCGAATGGGCGTCGTGGCGCTGGGTCATGTACGTGAACCTGGTCTTCGCGGCCATCGCACTGGTCGGCGCGATCCTGCTGCTGGCCAAGCACACCGCCACCGTCCGGCCCAAGCTGGATATTCCGGGCACCGTCGCGGTCACCGCCGCGCTGTTCTCCATCGTCTACGGCTTCTCCAAGGCCGAGAGCGACGGCTGGACCAACTCGGCCACCCTGGGCTTCCTCATCGGCGGCGTGGTGCTGCTGGGCGTGTTCTTCGCACTGGAACGGCGGGTCAAGAATCCGCTGCTGCCGCTGCGCGTGATCCTGGACCGCACCCGCGGCGCATCCTATATGACGGTCTTCGCCATCGGTATCGGCATGTTCGCCATGTTCCTGTTCCTGACCTACTACATGCAGCAGTCGCTGGGATACTCGCCGATCATCACCGGCGTGGCCTTCCTGCCGATGGTGGCGGGCATGGTCGCCTCCTCGACCACGGTGCCGTCGCTGCTGGTGCCCAAGGTCGGCCCGAAGGTGACGGTCGTGACCGGATTCCTGCTCGCCGCACTGGGTATGGCGCTGCTGACCCGGATCGGCGTGGACACCGCCTACGCCAGCCACATCCTGCCCAGCCTCATCCTGATGGGTGTCGGCCTCGGTACCGCCATGTCGACCGCCTTCATCGGCGCGACCTCCGGCGTGCACCACGATGACGCGGGCGTGGCCTCGGCCATGGTCAACACCAGCCAGCAGGTCGGCGGCTCGATCGGCACCGCACTGTTGAGCACGCTCGCCGCCACTGCTTTCGGAAACTATGTCTCCGACCATGTTTCGGGTGCCGCGCCGTCGCCGGCCGTGCTCGCCGAGGCCGCGGTGCAGAGCTACACCACCACCTTCTGGTGGGCCGCAGCGATCTTCGTGGTCGGCGCGGTGATCACCGGCATCATCATGCCGAACAATGTCCCGGTGCCGTCGGAGGGCGAACCCGTTCTGGCGCACTGA
- the pgm gene encoding phosphoglucomutase (alpha-D-glucose-1,6-bisphosphate-dependent): protein MAHDRAGRPARATDLEDIAHLVTAYYSRIPDPEDPAQLVSFGTSGHRGSSLDNAFNESHILAITQAIVEYRATRGITGPVYLARDTHALSEPAWTTALEVLAANDVTAIIDSRDRYTPTPALSHAVLRHNRGGTRHQADGIVVTPSHNPPRDGGFKYNPPHGGPADTVATDAIAARANELLRGGLAEVRRTSLANALANKVERYDYLDRYIGDLPNVLNLDAIRGAGIRLGADPMGGASVDYWEEIGQRYDLELEVVNPFVDPTWRFMTLDSDGKIRMDPSSRYAMASLVAIRDDYDISTGNDADADRHGIVTPDAGLMNPNHYLAVAIEYLIANRMGWDALTKIGKTVVTSSMIDRVVGVLGRDVYEVPVGFKWFVPGLFSGSLAFGGEESAGASFLRMDGAVWTTDKDGILLALLAAEITAVTGQSPSTRYTELEKRYGSPAYNRVDANATAEQKAKLAALTPDMITAKEIAGEAITGIQTRARGNGAALGGVKVTTENAWFAARPSGTEDKYKIYAESFEGPEHLAQVQAAAEEMVGRALAGE, encoded by the coding sequence ATGGCGCACGATCGAGCCGGTCGACCGGCCCGCGCCACGGACCTCGAGGACATCGCGCACTTGGTGACGGCCTACTACAGCCGGATTCCCGATCCCGAGGATCCGGCGCAGTTGGTGTCCTTCGGCACCTCCGGGCATCGCGGCTCGAGTCTGGACAACGCCTTCAACGAGTCGCATATCCTCGCCATCACCCAGGCCATCGTGGAGTATCGCGCCACCCGCGGCATCACCGGACCGGTCTATCTGGCGCGCGATACGCACGCTTTGTCCGAGCCCGCCTGGACCACCGCCCTCGAGGTGCTCGCCGCCAATGATGTGACCGCCATTATCGATTCGCGGGACAGGTACACGCCCACACCGGCCCTGAGTCATGCGGTGCTGCGGCACAATCGCGGCGGAACGCGGCATCAGGCCGATGGCATCGTGGTGACGCCCTCGCATAATCCGCCCCGGGACGGCGGGTTCAAATACAATCCGCCGCACGGTGGTCCGGCCGATACGGTCGCCACCGACGCGATCGCCGCGCGCGCCAATGAACTGCTGCGCGGTGGGCTCGCCGAGGTGCGGCGCACCAGTCTCGCCAATGCGCTGGCCAACAAGGTCGAACGCTACGACTACCTCGACCGGTATATCGGGGATCTACCCAATGTGCTGAACCTGGACGCCATTCGAGGCGCGGGGATTCGGCTGGGCGCGGACCCGATGGGCGGTGCGAGCGTGGACTACTGGGAGGAGATCGGCCAGCGCTACGACCTCGAGCTCGAGGTGGTGAATCCGTTCGTCGATCCGACCTGGCGCTTCATGACCCTCGACAGTGACGGCAAGATCCGGATGGATCCGTCCTCGCGGTACGCCATGGCCTCGTTGGTCGCGATTCGCGACGATTACGACATCTCCACGGGTAATGACGCCGATGCCGACCGGCACGGCATCGTGACTCCCGATGCGGGGCTGATGAATCCGAACCACTACCTGGCGGTGGCGATCGAGTATCTGATCGCGAATCGGATGGGTTGGGACGCGCTCACCAAGATCGGCAAGACGGTGGTGACCTCGTCCATGATCGATCGCGTGGTCGGCGTGCTCGGCCGTGACGTGTACGAGGTGCCGGTCGGGTTCAAATGGTTCGTGCCCGGGTTGTTCAGCGGCAGTCTGGCTTTCGGCGGTGAGGAGAGCGCGGGCGCCTCCTTCCTTCGCATGGACGGCGCCGTCTGGACCACCGACAAGGACGGCATTCTGCTCGCCCTGCTGGCCGCGGAGATCACCGCCGTCACCGGGCAGAGCCCCTCCACGCGCTACACCGAATTGGAGAAGCGGTACGGCAGTCCGGCCTACAACCGGGTCGACGCCAATGCCACCGCGGAACAGAAAGCCAAGCTGGCGGCGTTGACGCCGGACATGATCACCGCGAAAGAGATCGCCGGAGAGGCGATCACCGGCATCCAGACCAGGGCGCGCGGTAATGGCGCGGCGCTGGGCGGGGTGAAGGTCACCACCGAGAACGCCTGGTTCGCCGCGCGACCCTCCGGCACCGAGGACAAGTACAAGATCTACGCGGAATCGTTCGAGGGCCCCGAGCATCTGGCGCAGGTGCAGGCGGCCGCGGAGGAGATGGTGGGACGGGCTTTGGCTGGTGAATAG
- a CDS encoding BCCT family transporter — MSAPSKAPSDPAPIHHRVAVAPRVFWPSAIVVTAFTIYAIVFRDLAARQAKALQDNVIGTFGWYYIVIVTLFVVFAIWLGLGRFGDIHLGEDGEKAEYSMGAWLSMLFAAGMGIGLVFWGVAEPLFHYDEPRPGVGSTDAQRADAAMVQTFLHWGIHPWAIYVVVGLAIAYSIHRKGRPVSIRWSLESLMGERIRGWRGDVIDIVAVIGTVFGVATSLGLGILQISAGLNFQGWLHEPGKGLQVVLIIVVTALATISVVTGVDKGIKLLSQANMGVAGVLLLYVLVAGPTLFIVNDLIQNIGSYIQQLPKISLYTGATEGPTGTAWTQQWTVFYWGWWISWAPFVGVFIARISRGRTVREFVAGVLLVPTLLTFVWFAVFGGAAMHRQMFGGGDLVGPDGPDRDSALFAMLDTLPGGSITAGLAILVIVLFFVTSADSGALVVNMLSSGGNPEPPKWSRAFWTCMQGAVAIALLVASGTGTAALTTLQTVAILIALPFSIVMLAMCWALVRTFKAERGG; from the coding sequence GTGAGCGCACCGAGTAAAGCCCCCTCCGATCCCGCACCGATCCATCATCGAGTGGCGGTCGCGCCCAGGGTGTTCTGGCCCTCGGCGATCGTGGTGACGGCATTCACCATCTACGCCATCGTATTTCGCGATCTGGCCGCCCGGCAGGCCAAGGCCCTGCAGGACAATGTGATCGGCACCTTCGGCTGGTACTACATCGTCATTGTCACACTGTTCGTGGTCTTCGCCATCTGGCTGGGGCTGGGCCGATTCGGCGATATCCATCTCGGCGAGGATGGCGAGAAGGCCGAATACTCCATGGGGGCTTGGCTTTCCATGCTGTTCGCCGCGGGCATGGGTATCGGCCTGGTGTTCTGGGGTGTGGCCGAGCCGCTCTTCCACTACGACGAGCCGCGACCCGGCGTCGGCAGCACGGACGCGCAGCGCGCCGATGCCGCCATGGTCCAAACCTTCCTGCATTGGGGTATTCACCCGTGGGCGATCTATGTGGTGGTGGGTTTGGCCATCGCGTACTCGATTCATCGCAAAGGGCGGCCGGTGTCGATTCGCTGGTCACTGGAATCGCTTATGGGCGAACGCATTCGGGGTTGGCGCGGGGATGTCATCGATATCGTCGCGGTGATCGGCACGGTCTTCGGTGTCGCCACTTCGCTGGGGCTGGGCATTCTGCAGATCTCGGCGGGGTTGAATTTCCAAGGCTGGCTGCACGAACCGGGCAAGGGCCTACAGGTGGTGCTGATCATCGTGGTCACCGCGCTGGCGACCATCTCGGTGGTGACCGGGGTCGACAAGGGCATCAAACTGCTGTCCCAGGCGAATATGGGCGTGGCCGGGGTGCTGCTGCTGTATGTGCTGGTGGCCGGGCCGACGCTGTTCATCGTCAATGATCTGATCCAGAACATCGGCTCCTATATTCAACAGCTGCCGAAGATCAGCCTCTACACCGGTGCGACCGAGGGGCCGACGGGTACCGCGTGGACGCAGCAGTGGACGGTCTTCTACTGGGGTTGGTGGATCTCCTGGGCGCCGTTCGTCGGTGTCTTCATCGCCAGGATTTCGCGCGGCCGCACCGTCCGCGAATTCGTCGCCGGAGTATTGCTGGTGCCGACCCTGCTGACCTTCGTCTGGTTCGCGGTATTCGGCGGGGCGGCCATGCATCGCCAAATGTTCGGCGGCGGTGACCTTGTCGGCCCGGACGGTCCGGACCGCGACAGCGCGCTGTTCGCAATGCTGGATACCCTCCCGGGCGGCAGTATTACCGCAGGTCTGGCGATCCTGGTGATCGTGCTGTTCTTCGTCACCTCGGCCGATTCCGGTGCGCTGGTGGTGAATATGCTCTCCTCCGGCGGAAATCCGGAGCCGCCCAAATGGAGTCGCGCCTTCTGGACCTGTATGCAGGGTGCGGTCGCGATAGCGCTGCTGGTGGCCAGCGGTACCGGCACCGCCGCCCTCACCACCCTGCAGACCGTCGCGATCCTGATCGCCCTACCGTTCAGCATCGTCATGCTCGCCATGTGCTGGGCGCTGGTGCGGACCTTCAAGGCCGAGCGCGGCGGCTGA
- a CDS encoding TetR/AcrR family transcriptional regulator → MNHVTTAPPPRRLRADAARNQQRIIAAARELFADRGLEVTLDDVAERAGVGVGTVYRRFANKQELILEVFDAMVTELAAAVELALHHPDPWQGLVELFDYSCRHMAINRGFGEVVLEMHDSMDRFTCMKERVRPGMQAVIRRAKESGALQPDIEAGDFFAMVNMVDAVAGFARPVNTEVWQRYMALVLNGVRGDGVPRMISAQPPLTDDEVELAKAAMCNSRKR, encoded by the coding sequence GTGAATCACGTCACCACCGCACCCCCACCGCGTCGCCTGCGGGCCGATGCGGCGCGCAATCAGCAGCGCATTATCGCCGCCGCGCGCGAACTCTTCGCCGATCGTGGCCTCGAGGTCACCCTCGATGACGTGGCCGAACGCGCGGGCGTCGGCGTCGGAACCGTCTACCGGCGGTTCGCGAACAAGCAAGAGCTCATTCTCGAGGTCTTCGACGCCATGGTCACCGAACTGGCCGCGGCGGTGGAGCTGGCGCTACACCATCCGGATCCCTGGCAGGGCCTGGTGGAGTTGTTCGACTACTCCTGCCGCCATATGGCAATCAATCGCGGTTTCGGCGAAGTCGTACTGGAGATGCATGACAGTATGGACCGCTTCACCTGCATGAAGGAACGGGTGCGCCCGGGTATGCAGGCGGTGATCCGCCGCGCCAAGGAGTCCGGCGCGCTGCAGCCCGATATCGAGGCGGGCGATTTCTTCGCCATGGTGAATATGGTCGACGCGGTCGCGGGCTTCGCCCGGCCGGTCAATACCGAAGTGTGGCAACGGTATATGGCGCTGGTGCTGAACGGCGTGCGCGGCGACGGCGTGCCGCGGATGATCTCCGCGCAGCCTCCGCTCACCGACGACGAGGTAGAGCTGGCCAAAGCCGCCATGTGCAACAGCCGGAAACGGTAG
- a CDS encoding lipase family protein, with protein MRQLIRSTLVRSCGLAAVVVAVMAGAPAAHAGAIYPIADPDGFYYAPGNLGDSAPGDILRSRAMPSPWPGSTVWQLLFHSTDSSGGPIAAMTTLIMPGGPGPKPLVSYQPFVNSLGLQCAPSHALFDGGLKESAALNLLLARGWAVAVPDHLGPDSAYGAARMGGQITLDGIRAVERFAPAGLGNSPVGMVGYSGGAMATGFAGALASEYAPELNIVGIAQGGVPVNPGKIAIQVGDAPHPLFGLGFAVAIGMEREYPGELPLDNALTPAGFALRDRIANSCVDDIISAGAGHTISEVFHRGMENDPALIAAFHANALEIFPGVPHAPVYEWHGGNDQVPLDLALATAGRYCAAGTPVQFDIIPGTDHGTAILPGAINAYGYLADRFAGRPAPSNCH; from the coding sequence GTGCGGCAGTTGATCAGAAGTACGCTGGTCCGGAGCTGCGGTCTGGCCGCGGTGGTGGTCGCCGTCATGGCGGGCGCACCGGCCGCGCATGCGGGAGCGATATATCCGATCGCCGACCCCGACGGGTTCTACTACGCCCCAGGAAATCTCGGTGATTCCGCACCCGGGGACATCCTGCGCTCACGCGCGATGCCCTCCCCGTGGCCCGGTTCCACGGTATGGCAGTTGCTCTTCCACTCCACCGATTCGTCGGGCGGCCCCATTGCCGCGATGACCACGCTGATCATGCCCGGCGGCCCCGGCCCGAAACCGTTGGTCTCCTACCAGCCGTTCGTGAATTCGCTTGGGCTGCAATGCGCTCCGTCACACGCGCTGTTCGACGGCGGACTCAAGGAGTCCGCGGCGCTGAATCTGCTGCTGGCCCGGGGCTGGGCGGTCGCGGTCCCCGACCACCTGGGCCCGGACAGTGCGTACGGGGCCGCGCGCATGGGCGGGCAGATCACCCTCGACGGGATTCGCGCCGTCGAGCGCTTCGCCCCTGCGGGACTGGGGAATTCCCCGGTCGGCATGGTCGGATACTCCGGCGGGGCGATGGCGACGGGCTTCGCGGGCGCGCTGGCCTCGGAGTACGCGCCCGAGTTGAATATCGTCGGAATCGCGCAGGGCGGTGTTCCGGTGAATCCGGGCAAGATCGCCATCCAGGTCGGCGATGCCCCGCATCCGCTATTCGGGCTGGGCTTCGCGGTCGCCATCGGCATGGAACGCGAATACCCCGGCGAACTCCCGCTCGACAACGCCTTGACCCCGGCCGGCTTCGCACTCCGCGATCGGATCGCGAATTCCTGTGTGGATGACATTATTTCGGCCGGAGCCGGTCATACCATCAGCGAGGTCTTCCATCGCGGTATGGAGAACGATCCGGCGCTCATCGCCGCCTTCCACGCCAACGCCCTGGAGATCTTCCCCGGCGTTCCGCACGCGCCGGTCTACGAATGGCACGGCGGCAATGATCAGGTGCCGCTGGATCTCGCGCTCGCGACCGCGGGTCGCTACTGCGCCGCGGGGACCCCGGTCCAGTTCGACATCATTCCGGGCACCGATCACGGCACGGCCATCCTGCCCGGCGCGATCAACGCCTACGGCTATCTCGCGGATCGTTTCGCCGGGCGCCCGGCACCGTCCAACTGCCACTAG
- a CDS encoding DsbA family protein: MSAPSSKHTPRPVSSKTTYALAAVAVVVVALIIFAVSQWSKGGSDSIRNDGYGPPHDPAVSVAMDSDGAIVLGKPDVAKTIDVYEDPLCPACGQLEKLYGQEIAQQVDEGKLAVRYRLVNFLDSKSSSKDYSTRAIAANECMAQAGDGPAYAKYHSLLFTTKQPSEGGSDYNNQDLAAIAKDSGASADALKCITTGDRLDSARNHADSAMKALTAASGNRVATPSVFLDGHKLDVNKDDWVQSAAN, translated from the coding sequence GTGAGCGCACCGTCTTCGAAACACACCCCGCGGCCGGTATCGAGCAAGACCACCTACGCATTGGCCGCGGTGGCCGTGGTGGTGGTCGCGTTGATCATCTTCGCCGTCTCCCAGTGGAGTAAGGGCGGCAGCGATTCGATCCGCAACGACGGCTACGGCCCGCCACATGATCCGGCGGTCTCGGTGGCCATGGACTCCGATGGCGCGATCGTCCTCGGCAAGCCCGATGTCGCCAAAACCATTGACGTCTACGAAGACCCGCTCTGCCCCGCCTGCGGCCAGTTGGAGAAGCTGTACGGCCAGGAGATCGCCCAGCAGGTCGACGAGGGCAAACTCGCCGTCCGCTACCGGCTTGTCAATTTCCTGGACTCCAAGTCGAGCTCCAAGGACTACTCCACCCGCGCCATCGCCGCCAACGAATGCATGGCCCAGGCCGGGGACGGTCCCGCCTACGCCAAGTACCATTCCCTGCTCTTCACCACGAAGCAGCCCTCCGAAGGTGGCTCCGACTACAACAACCAGGACCTGGCCGCCATCGCCAAGGACTCCGGCGCCTCGGCGGACGCCTTGAAATGCATCACCACCGGCGACCGCCTCGACTCGGCCCGCAACCACGCCGACTCCGCTATGAAGGCGCTCACCGCGGCCTCGGGCAACCGAGTAGCCACCCCCTCGGTCTTCCTGGACGGCCACAAACTCGACGTCAACAAAGACGACTGGGTGCAATCCGCCGCCAACTGA
- a CDS encoding D-arabinono-1,4-lactone oxidase, with translation MTNSWANWAGDQSCTPAVIADPNTPEELAAVLAGAETAGHTVRVAGSGHSFTETVLTDGTLVRLNKLDKILSVDRAKGLVRAEAGITLNAASNALHPLGLAFPNLGDIDVQSVAGATATGTHGTGAKLQNLSAALQSVELMLADGSRVELNEQTDPDGWRAARVNVGALGVVTAVTLQMVPSFVLEGVERPVPVEDVLADLDSYVDGNEHFEFYMFAHSALAMTKANNTVELPEQPRGKAMDWFSDVLVTNYTFDALCKLTRARPGLIPYIQRAAAYAGSYRRQVERSYRVFASPRLFRFTEMEYAIPRAHSPDAIREIKDVARHFNTAMPIEVRWVAPDDAFLSPAGGRDTCYIAVHQYKGMDYEPYFRACERVFDRYNGRPHWGKRHFQTAETLSERYPDWEKFAEVRKRFDPQGRFTNAYIERVLGPIG, from the coding sequence ATGACCAACTCTTGGGCGAACTGGGCCGGAGATCAGAGCTGCACTCCGGCGGTTATCGCCGACCCGAACACGCCCGAGGAACTCGCCGCCGTGCTTGCCGGTGCCGAGACCGCCGGACATACGGTGCGCGTCGCCGGATCGGGTCACTCCTTCACCGAGACCGTGCTCACCGACGGCACACTCGTACGGCTGAACAAGCTCGACAAGATCCTCTCGGTGGATCGCGCGAAGGGCCTGGTTCGCGCGGAGGCGGGCATTACGCTCAACGCCGCCAGTAACGCGCTGCACCCACTCGGCCTGGCCTTCCCCAATCTCGGCGATATCGATGTGCAGTCCGTCGCGGGCGCGACCGCCACCGGCACCCACGGCACCGGCGCCAAACTGCAGAACCTGTCGGCCGCACTGCAATCGGTGGAGCTCATGCTGGCCGACGGCAGCCGGGTGGAGCTCAATGAGCAGACCGATCCGGACGGCTGGCGCGCGGCGCGGGTGAATGTGGGCGCGCTCGGCGTGGTCACCGCGGTCACCCTGCAGATGGTGCCGTCGTTCGTACTCGAGGGCGTCGAGCGACCGGTGCCCGTGGAGGACGTACTCGCCGATCTGGACAGCTATGTCGACGGCAATGAGCACTTCGAGTTCTACATGTTCGCGCACTCCGCGCTGGCGATGACCAAGGCCAACAACACCGTCGAGCTACCCGAACAGCCGCGCGGTAAGGCCATGGACTGGTTCTCCGACGTCCTGGTCACCAACTACACCTTCGACGCGCTCTGCAAACTCACCCGCGCGCGGCCCGGTCTGATTCCGTATATCCAGCGCGCCGCCGCCTACGCGGGCAGCTATCGGCGCCAGGTCGAGCGGTCGTATCGGGTCTTCGCCAGTCCGCGACTGTTCCGCTTCACCGAGATGGAGTACGCGATTCCGCGCGCCCACTCCCCCGATGCCATTCGCGAAATCAAGGATGTGGCAAGGCATTTCAATACCGCCATGCCGATCGAGGTGCGCTGGGTCGCACCCGATGACGCGTTCCTGTCCCCCGCCGGTGGCCGCGATACCTGCTATATCGCGGTGCACCAGTACAAAGGCATGGATTACGAGCCGTACTTCCGCGCGTGCGAGCGGGTGTTCGATCGCTACAACGGCCGTCCACACTGGGGTAAGCGGCATTTCCAGACCGCCGAGACGCTGAGTGAGCGCTACCCCGATTGGGAGAAGTTCGCCGAGGTGCGTAAGCGTTTCGACCCGCAGGGGCGATTCACCAATGCCTATATCGAGCGGGTACTCGGTCCAATCGGATGA